One Bacteroidota bacterium genomic window carries:
- a CDS encoding N-acetylglucosamine kinase, whose translation MILIADGGSTKSSWGLISSVNAPVFFSTEGYNPYFVDTAGIIASLNEQLPDTLDRTSITQVYYYGAGCSVSEKVQIVERAMQAVFKNATVFVSHDLLAAARALLGKQAGFAAILGTGTNTCFYDGTRVAHNIDSLGYFLGDEGSGSYIGKRVLRDFMRGYLPEEMHKNFVSSYGLTNEAIFDHLYNKPLPNRFLASFSKFVHEFKHLSYSQEIVKEGFQTFFTNLVCHYPEYQKYTFNCIGSVGYTYKEILIQVCSENHMQVGKIVRAPIDDLVYYHTHLM comes from the coding sequence ATGATTTTAATTGCCGATGGGGGTTCAACAAAAAGCAGCTGGGGACTAATTAGTTCAGTCAATGCACCGGTATTTTTTTCAACAGAAGGTTATAATCCTTATTTTGTTGACACAGCAGGTATTATAGCTTCGCTCAACGAACAATTGCCAGATACGCTCGATCGAACTTCAATAACTCAAGTTTACTACTACGGTGCAGGATGTTCCGTTAGCGAAAAAGTACAAATTGTGGAACGCGCCATGCAAGCAGTTTTTAAAAATGCTACTGTTTTTGTAAGCCATGATTTATTAGCTGCAGCAAGAGCGCTTCTAGGCAAACAAGCAGGCTTTGCTGCTATACTTGGAACCGGTACCAATACCTGCTTTTACGATGGAACAAGGGTAGCACACAACATCGATTCATTGGGCTATTTTTTAGGAGATGAAGGAAGTGGTTCCTACATCGGAAAAAGAGTATTACGCGATTTTATGCGCGGATATTTACCGGAAGAAATGCATAAAAATTTTGTTTCCTCGTATGGTTTAACTAACGAAGCAATATTCGATCATTTGTACAATAAACCTTTACCCAATCGATTTTTGGCAAGTTTTAGCAAGTTTGTTCACGAATTTAAACACCTTTCTTATTCCCAAGAAATAGTAAAGGAAGGATTTCAAACTTTTTTTACAAACCTGGTTTGTCACTATCCCGAATATCAAAAATACACGTTCAATTGCATTGGTTCAGTTGGTTATACTTATAAAGAAATATTAATCCAAGTATGCTCCGAAAACCATATGCAGGTGGGCAAAATTGTGCGTGCTCCCATCGATGATTTAGTGTATTATCACACCCATTTGATGTAA